The proteins below are encoded in one region of Alkaliphilus flagellatus:
- a CDS encoding contractile injection system protein, VgrG/Pvc8 family — MKEKGITYQELRLSISSILYIKTLRITENINNHATMKVSAMLTDDMKEEIIHEAEMNVSLYYIEEGTSHTLFTGRVTKLDLTIEGDLYQLEIEANSYTYDMDINKRSRSFQDINMLSHEVIKSVMKHYKDSDCLLKIPNEPIGQLVVQYEETDWQFIKRFVSRYNEGLYPEASFSQLRYYIGVPPTEQEVNWDHLPYTISKNIKDYSCMKKNALPMIKEVDYVVYRVQAYDYAPLGATIVYQKKNFTISKIQRELIDGQLMSTYQIQLKNGLLQPKIYNEAITGVSIDGNIIEVSRNKVKAQLAVDEVQEKKKAYWFPYATMSASKDGSGWHCMPEIGESIRAYFPTHDEKEGYVITNIKAHRPDTPSKEDSMSNPTNKSLSTPHNKAVHFTEEGVLIIADDGAGQVLLGIDGTVTVSGVEKISLNANEDITIRAEKEIVLTADNIVDLLCEKDGQIQILPGGTMNIKSKEIIEN, encoded by the coding sequence ATGAAGGAAAAAGGGATTACTTATCAAGAGCTTCGTTTATCAATTTCTTCTATTCTTTATATTAAAACCCTCAGGATCACTGAGAACATCAATAACCATGCCACTATGAAGGTTAGTGCCATGCTTACAGATGATATGAAAGAAGAAATTATACATGAGGCAGAAATGAACGTAAGTCTGTACTACATAGAAGAGGGTACAAGCCATACCCTTTTCACAGGAAGAGTAACTAAACTGGATCTAACAATAGAAGGAGATCTATATCAACTGGAAATAGAGGCAAATAGCTATACCTATGATATGGATATTAACAAGCGGAGTCGATCCTTTCAAGACATTAACATGTTATCACATGAAGTAATAAAAAGTGTTATGAAACATTATAAAGATAGTGATTGCTTATTAAAAATTCCTAATGAGCCTATAGGCCAATTGGTTGTCCAGTATGAAGAAACCGACTGGCAATTTATAAAGCGGTTTGTTTCTCGTTATAACGAAGGCTTATATCCAGAGGCAAGTTTTTCACAGCTAAGATATTATATAGGAGTTCCACCTACAGAGCAGGAGGTTAATTGGGATCATTTACCTTATACCATTTCAAAAAATATTAAGGATTATAGTTGCATGAAAAAAAATGCCTTACCTATGATAAAAGAGGTTGATTATGTAGTCTATAGGGTACAAGCCTATGATTATGCGCCACTAGGAGCAACTATTGTTTATCAGAAGAAAAACTTTACCATAAGCAAAATCCAAAGAGAATTAATAGATGGGCAGTTAATGAGTACTTATCAAATACAATTAAAAAACGGACTATTACAACCCAAAATTTATAACGAGGCGATTACAGGTGTTTCTATAGATGGCAATATTATTGAAGTTAGCAGAAATAAAGTAAAGGCACAGCTTGCAGTTGATGAAGTACAAGAAAAGAAAAAGGCATATTGGTTTCCCTATGCTACAATGTCTGCCTCAAAGGATGGTAGTGGCTGGCATTGTATGCCAGAAATAGGTGAAAGCATTAGAGCCTACTTTCCTACCCATGACGAAAAGGAAGGCTATGTTATTACTAATATAAAGGCCCATAGACCGGATACCCCTTCGAAAGAAGATAGCATGAGTAATCCAACAAACAAAAGCTTAAGTACTCCCCATAATAAGGCAGTACATTTTACAGAAGAAGGAGTATTAATCATTGCTGATGATGGTGCAGGACAAGTTTTACTGGGGATAGATGGTACAGTGACAGTATCTGGTGTAGAAAAAATTTCACTTAATGCCAATGAAGATATTACTATACGGGCAGAAAAAGAAATTGTATTGACAGCTGATAATATAGTAGATCTGTTGTGTGAAAAAGATGGACAAATTCAAATTTTACCTGGTGGAACCATGAACATTAAATCAAAAGAAATTATTGAAAACTAA
- a CDS encoding pentapeptide repeat-containing protein, which produces MIRQEALETFEKYKNTLLQDHKRKFWEHLQKNIDPLKEAVNESIRELKEKALHKKDIAYFQFSLLRIDMLTRNYTVLLHAYDNMWYLDEDPVSVTLKINFLFDTFNEVWDQLKSESKRYVGKINQYDVENTMFQEAIYYNGLIAHSLRFIIKDIEKNEDFMAISKADLWVIRWGEYRDKSEIVIQRDRRKKDQKDWDKALNTLKEKEDHLVASYWYQVDIKDGECKESQLYFIGFEKSHLTDIDFTQASLLGGQFNECEIKRCQFKGAILREADFRGSHFEEVNFEEADLTNAIFSQEKVPYLNLSPEQLQQIIIEDQM; this is translated from the coding sequence GTGATAAGACAAGAAGCATTAGAAACCTTTGAAAAATATAAAAATACTTTGCTACAAGATCATAAACGTAAATTTTGGGAGCATCTTCAAAAAAATATTGATCCTTTGAAAGAGGCGGTTAATGAAAGTATAAGGGAGCTAAAGGAGAAGGCACTCCATAAAAAAGACATTGCGTATTTCCAGTTTTCATTATTAAGAATAGATATGCTTACTAGAAACTATACAGTACTTTTACATGCCTATGACAATATGTGGTATTTAGATGAAGACCCAGTTAGTGTTACCCTAAAGATTAACTTTCTATTCGATACATTTAATGAAGTGTGGGATCAACTGAAAAGTGAGAGTAAACGTTATGTAGGCAAAATCAATCAATATGATGTAGAAAATACCATGTTTCAAGAAGCTATCTATTACAATGGTCTAATTGCCCACAGCCTACGTTTCATTATAAAGGATATTGAAAAGAATGAAGACTTTATGGCTATTTCTAAAGCAGACCTTTGGGTGATAAGGTGGGGAGAATATAGAGATAAAAGTGAAATTGTTATACAAAGAGATAGAAGGAAAAAAGACCAAAAAGACTGGGATAAAGCATTAAATACACTAAAGGAAAAAGAAGACCACCTTGTGGCTAGTTATTGGTATCAAGTGGATATAAAGGACGGAGAGTGCAAAGAAAGCCAGCTTTATTTTATAGGCTTTGAAAAATCACATCTTACAGATATAGACTTTACACAGGCTAGTTTACTAGGTGGACAGTTTAACGAGTGTGAAATAAAAAGGTGTCAGTTTAAAGGGGCTATCCTTAGAGAGGCGGATTTTAGAGGTAGTCATTTTGAAGAGGTGAATTTTGAAGAGGCAGATTTAACAAATGCTATCTTTTCGCAGGAGAAAGTTCCCTACTTAAACCTTTCACCAGAGCAATTACAACAGATTATAATAGAAGATCAGATGTAG
- a CDS encoding acetate and sugar kinases/Hsc70/actin family protein, whose translation MGYSYKLSKNNKIEVDNKGRYKEDELRKMTTFQLREISSKEKLVSNTINPLDKEALVRLIMRYRGIEENLLINTYDEDGLERLQTYLINVDKILEDKIISSPSKLVLYEGLSIEIFDGYIVTPMDNIDEGNVILVDENYSICTIFNLIKVNEVYYLVKNERIKAKETTSKNYSLLYFDKKQSELIYDIYYRNIKYIPQHIKLYPIPILDYSLRQPMDTDAPLAIDFGTTNTTAGIYISKESFNFLSKTTDGNPQNDGIKAVEVLNTILDPIEITPLIPSVVGIKTIIDTEEIEYVFGYDAIKLSKLSYEDDGICLFYDIKRWIRDYEREEKITDVRGRQTYIKRKHMIKAFLQYIINLAKQRFKTNFKKIHISCPSKQKYKFYRMFQEILTEYEIEYENMLDEGASVLFNTITELIENKSYIEGEYYKALIIDCGGGTTDLSSCDFKIENNRVSYKIDIETSYENGDTDFGGNNLTFRIMQLIKIIFAHKLQNNDRVKTSLLEEFDVDLFRYVDKYGVLKIYKKLDYEYNQVEEMIPTKFKAYETRSSDEYFKVKSNFFLLFELAEEIKKQFFNDNNSLEILITPYNEASKDKITVNYDKWRIHIYNGKFLEQLKNPSEITLSIFDITTLIKADIYNIIKKFLESIYQQDKLLEYSIIKLTGQSCKIDTFREAIKEFVPGRVIQSRKSKKASSHNYDLKLDCLKGSLKYLEAQKLGYMDIDIHTRLPILPYVISAFTHSGEEKILIHSLDKSNTSGSISRYMERITLKLYLKDTNGIVRYQYDYENQPENFIETTFHEIEEKYKGVILQNETDNITNKEVKFFVWAKREEWGFCVVPVLRNDEKLFIGKEAFFNFENDIWETNFFDGQK comes from the coding sequence ATGGGATATTCATACAAATTATCTAAAAATAATAAAATTGAAGTCGACAATAAAGGCAGATATAAAGAAGATGAACTGAGGAAGATGACAACATTTCAACTAAGGGAAATATCTTCAAAGGAAAAGTTAGTAAGCAATACAATTAATCCATTAGATAAAGAAGCCCTAGTGAGACTTATTATGAGATATAGAGGAATAGAAGAAAATTTATTAATCAACACATATGATGAGGATGGTTTAGAAAGACTACAAACCTACTTAATTAATGTTGATAAGATCCTGGAGGATAAAATCATTAGCTCCCCTTCGAAGCTTGTATTATATGAAGGCTTAAGCATTGAAATTTTTGATGGCTATATAGTAACTCCAATGGATAATATAGACGAAGGCAATGTAATATTAGTTGATGAGAACTATAGTATTTGCACAATATTTAACCTGATTAAAGTTAATGAAGTTTACTATTTAGTAAAAAATGAAAGGATTAAAGCCAAAGAAACCACAAGCAAAAACTATAGCCTACTATATTTTGATAAAAAACAGTCAGAATTAATCTATGATATATACTATCGTAATATAAAATATATTCCTCAACACATTAAGCTTTATCCTATTCCTATTTTAGACTACAGCTTGAGGCAGCCTATGGACACAGATGCTCCTCTAGCTATAGATTTTGGAACCACTAATACAACAGCAGGGATATATATCAGCAAAGAATCTTTTAATTTCCTTAGTAAAACCACCGATGGTAATCCTCAAAATGATGGAATAAAGGCAGTGGAAGTTTTAAATACAATATTAGATCCAATAGAAATAACCCCATTAATCCCTAGTGTTGTAGGAATAAAAACCATTATAGATACAGAAGAAATTGAATATGTATTTGGCTATGATGCCATAAAACTTTCAAAACTTAGCTATGAAGATGATGGTATATGTTTATTCTATGACATAAAAAGGTGGATAAGGGATTATGAAAGGGAAGAAAAAATTACAGATGTAAGGGGACGGCAAACATATATTAAAAGAAAGCATATGATAAAAGCATTTCTACAATATATTATTAATCTTGCAAAACAGAGGTTTAAGACAAATTTTAAAAAGATCCATATATCCTGTCCATCAAAACAGAAATATAAGTTTTATAGAATGTTTCAAGAAATTCTTACAGAGTATGAAATAGAATATGAAAATATGCTGGATGAAGGAGCATCTGTGCTATTTAATACCATCACAGAATTAATCGAAAATAAAAGCTATATAGAAGGAGAATATTATAAGGCCCTTATTATTGATTGCGGAGGAGGAACCACAGATTTATCCTCCTGTGATTTTAAAATAGAAAACAATAGAGTTTCCTACAAGATTGATATAGAGACTTCATATGAAAATGGTGATACAGATTTTGGAGGCAATAATCTTACCTTTAGAATTATGCAGCTTATCAAAATCATCTTTGCTCATAAATTACAAAATAATGATAGGGTAAAAACCAGTTTACTAGAAGAATTTGATGTGGATCTATTTAGATATGTAGACAAATATGGAGTATTAAAAATATATAAAAAACTAGACTACGAATATAATCAAGTGGAGGAAATGATTCCTACAAAATTTAAAGCTTACGAAACTAGAAGTAGTGATGAATACTTTAAAGTAAAAAGTAATTTCTTTCTCTTGTTTGAATTAGCAGAGGAAATAAAAAAACAATTTTTTAATGATAACAATAGCCTAGAAATATTAATAACACCATACAATGAAGCCAGTAAAGACAAAATAACTGTAAACTATGACAAATGGAGAATTCATATATACAATGGGAAATTTTTAGAGCAGCTTAAAAATCCGTCAGAAATAACCTTAAGTATATTTGATATAACCACCCTAATAAAGGCGGACATATACAATATCATTAAAAAGTTTTTAGAAAGTATCTACCAACAGGACAAGCTACTGGAATATTCAATTATAAAGCTTACGGGACAATCATGTAAAATAGATACATTTAGAGAAGCAATAAAAGAATTTGTGCCGGGTAGAGTAATACAGTCAAGAAAGAGCAAGAAAGCTTCTAGCCATAACTATGACTTAAAACTAGACTGCTTAAAGGGATCATTAAAGTATCTAGAAGCCCAAAAGCTTGGTTATATGGATATCGATATACACACAAGGCTTCCAATATTACCCTATGTAATCAGTGCCTTTACCCACAGTGGTGAAGAAAAAATATTAATCCATAGCCTTGACAAGAGTAATACAAGTGGCAGCATATCAAGGTATATGGAAAGAATAACCCTTAAACTATATTTAAAGGATACTAATGGTATAGTTAGGTATCAATATGACTACGAAAACCAACCAGAAAACTTTATAGAAACAACCTTCCACGAAATAGAAGAAAAATATAAAGGTGTTATCCTACAGAATGAAACAGATAACATCACAAACAAAGAAGTAAAATTCTTCGTTTGGGCAAAAAGAGAAGAATGGGGTTTTTGTGTTGTGCCTGTTCTAAGAAATGACGAAAAATTATTTATAGGAAAAGAAGCCTTTTTCAATTTTGAAAATGATATTTGGGAAACAAACTTCTTCGACGGACAAAAATAA
- a CDS encoding DUF4280 domain-containing protein yields the protein MKSHLELMADLALKSVSNAMEELQGPQYVVHGAITACSCGLRESHVVIPESHGVYIHGLPQLTVADNEPTINIQTFGGCTSPENRSVQDAAKEIVKEVQQQPKSFTEKIIGIFFKPKTEADESFISTCAGQCTPVFARPWENGKDIVEIDGHPALLDTGILNCIYNGQVSIVHPGQPE from the coding sequence ATGAAGTCACATTTAGAACTGATGGCGGATTTAGCTTTAAAAAGTGTTTCAAATGCAATGGAAGAACTACAAGGTCCACAATATGTAGTCCATGGGGCAATTACAGCTTGTTCTTGTGGATTACGGGAAAGTCATGTAGTAATACCTGAAAGTCATGGGGTGTATATTCATGGACTACCACAGCTTACTGTAGCAGATAATGAACCAACCATCAATATTCAAACCTTTGGAGGGTGCACAAGTCCAGAAAATCGATCGGTACAGGATGCTGCAAAAGAAATTGTAAAAGAGGTACAACAACAGCCAAAGTCCTTTACAGAAAAGATAATCGGCATTTTTTTTAAACCCAAAACTGAAGCAGACGAGAGCTTTATTAGCACTTGTGCAGGACAGTGTACACCTGTTTTTGCACGACCTTGGGAAAATGGAAAAGATATTGTTGAAATAGATGGACATCCTGCACTGTTAGATACAGGTATATTAAATTGTATTTATAATGGGCAGGTCAGTATAGTACATCCAGGGCAACCTGAATAA
- a CDS encoding contractile injection system protein, VgrG/Pvc8 family has product MALTYENLRIAGYDVEKILACHIQGEVNNHTQLQLEAILKEKQKDEVIHTTQEAHPIEVYGIEEGEKITLFYGVVTAINIHVQDQVYILQVEAKSYTYLMDIEKKSRSFQNLKMTYHQVIKEIVTAYSDANYSLQIPNEPIGELLVQYEETDWEFIKRIASQCYEGLYPATEYEGIHFYVGLPQIPESTMDLKEIRVKKDLKAYYEMKAEGLKTVRQLDYIVYFTKTEEVARLGHYIETEGRKLYVKNFKYQLEKSVLKYTYELGMMNGLKQKKRYPMHLIGVSLEGKILEPQGDKVKIHLKIDKKQDKEKSYWFPYSTMAASKDGSGWYCMPEVGDTVRVYFPTKYTKEAFAISSVSVYDLPQDGVDRMGNPDVKYLRTIHDKEVRLAPEGILIASNGNQAVMKVNRDGSISLYANKNIKIVAEEDLHMKATEDFIMTATDKIELACDKGGKLVLDEAGNIVLRGTEVKVD; this is encoded by the coding sequence ATGGCTTTGACTTATGAGAATTTAAGAATAGCAGGTTATGATGTAGAAAAAATATTAGCCTGCCACATACAAGGAGAGGTAAATAACCATACCCAGCTTCAGTTAGAAGCAATCCTCAAAGAAAAGCAAAAAGATGAAGTGATTCATACGACACAAGAAGCCCATCCCATAGAAGTCTATGGGATAGAAGAAGGAGAAAAAATAACCTTATTTTACGGGGTGGTTACTGCAATTAATATTCATGTGCAGGATCAGGTGTATATCCTTCAAGTTGAGGCTAAAAGCTATACGTATTTAATGGATATTGAAAAAAAATCAAGATCATTTCAAAATCTGAAAATGACCTATCATCAAGTAATAAAAGAAATAGTGACTGCCTATTCTGATGCAAATTATAGCTTGCAAATCCCTAATGAGCCTATAGGAGAACTATTGGTTCAATACGAAGAAACCGATTGGGAATTTATTAAACGTATTGCATCCCAATGTTATGAAGGATTATACCCAGCTACAGAATATGAAGGTATTCACTTTTATGTAGGATTGCCACAAATACCAGAAAGTACCATGGACTTAAAAGAAATAAGAGTGAAAAAAGATTTAAAAGCCTATTATGAAATGAAGGCAGAAGGATTAAAAACAGTTAGACAACTAGATTATATAGTTTATTTTACAAAAACCGAAGAAGTAGCAAGATTGGGCCACTATATTGAAACAGAGGGTAGAAAACTATATGTAAAAAATTTTAAATATCAACTAGAAAAAAGTGTTCTAAAATATACTTACGAATTAGGAATGATGAATGGATTAAAGCAGAAAAAAAGATATCCAATGCATTTAATAGGTGTATCTTTAGAGGGGAAAATTTTAGAGCCACAAGGAGACAAAGTAAAAATCCACTTAAAAATAGATAAAAAACAAGATAAAGAAAAGTCCTATTGGTTTCCCTACTCAACTATGGCAGCCTCAAAGGATGGTAGTGGCTGGTATTGTATGCCAGAGGTAGGGGATACAGTAAGAGTATATTTTCCAACAAAATATACAAAGGAAGCTTTTGCTATCAGCTCTGTTAGCGTCTACGACTTACCTCAAGATGGCGTCGATCGTATGGGTAATCCAGACGTAAAATATTTACGAACAATCCATGATAAAGAAGTTAGATTAGCACCAGAGGGCATTTTGATTGCTAGTAATGGCAATCAAGCTGTTATGAAGGTTAATCGAGATGGTAGCATTTCCCTTTATGCAAACAAGAATATAAAAATAGTAGCAGAAGAAGACCTTCATATGAAGGCTACAGAAGATTTTATCATGACAGCAACCGACAAAATTGAGCTAGCCTGTGATAAAGGCGGCAAATTAGTATTAGACGAAGCAGGAAACATTGTATTAAGAGGAACAGAAGTTAAAGTAGATTAA